In the Kribbella sp. NBC_00482 genome, one interval contains:
- a CDS encoding DNA/RNA non-specific endonuclease, producing MPERPRASARIEQPADPADVRAVGYGPDDVPVVPEKYAGLPVHKEESGRVGHWNADLMKVEPSAVYVVDNRYLYATDKAGRVAHAEGWLGWLPTEENDDRRNASAQREAGEPDRQPNDDGGHLFATVFDGPGESINLTAQSQEQNRAQAGSKNWRAMEQTWQAMRASGIQVHAAIDVRHANRTTDRPSSRTVVDRHDGEHSPRRIFRETKPATSRERA from the coding sequence ATGCCAGAACGACCGCGGGCGTCGGCCCGGATCGAGCAACCCGCCGATCCGGCCGATGTCCGCGCGGTCGGTTACGGCCCGGACGACGTACCGGTGGTGCCGGAGAAGTACGCCGGCCTGCCGGTGCACAAGGAGGAGTCCGGGCGGGTCGGCCACTGGAACGCCGACCTGATGAAGGTCGAGCCGTCGGCCGTGTACGTCGTCGACAACCGGTACCTGTACGCCACCGACAAGGCCGGGCGGGTGGCCCACGCCGAGGGCTGGCTGGGGTGGCTGCCGACCGAAGAGAACGACGACCGCCGTAACGCAAGTGCCCAACGGGAGGCCGGAGAGCCGGATCGGCAACCGAACGACGACGGCGGCCACCTCTTCGCGACGGTGTTCGACGGCCCGGGCGAGTCGATCAACCTCACCGCGCAGTCGCAGGAGCAGAACCGGGCGCAGGCCGGAAGCAAGAACTGGCGAGCGATGGAGCAGACCTGGCAGGCGATGCGCGCCTCCGGCATCCAGGTGCACGCCGCCATCGACGTCCGGCACGCGAACCGTACGACGGATCGGCCGTCGTCCCGCACCGTCGTGGACCGCCACGACGGCGAGCACTCCCCGCGGCGTATCTTCAGAGAGACCAAACCGGCAACATCCCGGGAGCGCGCATGA
- a CDS encoding glucose-6-phosphate dehydrogenase produces the protein MLIQRTVVIFGASGDLSSRLLLPGLGSLLAGTRATAVRIIGTGRSPLAAEEWTDRVRTAFESQGEIGPVAAETLATTEYVAGDPRDAAHLRTLLELAGPAPVLYFSLPPAVTTAIVETLQRVELPEGTELAFEKPFGTDSASAAALNKLVGSLVPEENVHRVDHFLGRTAVLNLIGLRFANRLFEPVWNAEHIESVEIVYDETLGLEGRAQYYDNAGALVDMIQSHLLLVLALLAMDAPATMDAVEVRSEMARALRSTRLYRGSAVEASRRARYTAGVANGRVVPSYAGEAGVDPDRETDTLAEVTVEVGTNRWAGVPFTLRSGKALGAARKEIVIKFKPLRHLPSGLHGGRDGETLRIGLNPGELSLSVPALGVDGPYTMGQVFLDATLPSSSVLPYGEVLNGILRGDPLLSVRGDVAERCWEIVEPVLAAWHADEVPLEEYEAGSDGPADWQTPRESAA, from the coding sequence GTGTTGATTCAACGTACCGTCGTCATCTTCGGCGCCAGCGGCGATCTGAGCTCCCGGTTGCTGCTGCCCGGCCTGGGCAGTCTGCTCGCCGGCACGCGCGCCACCGCTGTGCGGATCATCGGCACCGGCCGGTCCCCGCTCGCGGCGGAGGAGTGGACGGATCGCGTCCGGACGGCCTTCGAGTCCCAAGGCGAGATCGGACCGGTTGCGGCGGAGACCCTGGCAACTACGGAGTACGTCGCCGGTGATCCACGGGACGCCGCGCACCTGCGGACGCTCCTCGAGCTCGCCGGTCCGGCTCCGGTGCTGTACTTCTCGCTGCCGCCGGCCGTGACGACCGCGATCGTCGAGACGCTCCAGCGGGTCGAGCTCCCGGAGGGAACCGAACTGGCGTTCGAGAAGCCGTTCGGCACCGACTCCGCGTCGGCGGCCGCGCTGAACAAGCTCGTCGGCTCGCTCGTCCCCGAGGAGAACGTGCACCGTGTCGACCACTTCCTCGGCCGCACCGCAGTCCTGAACCTGATCGGCCTGCGGTTCGCGAACCGCCTGTTCGAGCCGGTCTGGAACGCCGAACACATCGAGAGCGTCGAGATCGTGTACGACGAGACGCTCGGCCTGGAGGGTCGCGCGCAGTACTACGACAACGCGGGCGCGCTGGTGGACATGATCCAGAGCCACCTGCTGCTCGTGCTCGCCCTGCTTGCGATGGACGCGCCGGCCACGATGGACGCGGTCGAGGTGCGCAGCGAGATGGCTCGCGCACTGCGCAGTACGCGTCTGTACCGCGGCTCCGCGGTCGAGGCGAGCAGGCGGGCGCGGTACACAGCGGGCGTCGCGAACGGTCGCGTCGTACCGTCGTACGCCGGTGAAGCGGGTGTGGACCCGGATCGGGAGACTGACACGCTGGCCGAGGTGACGGTCGAGGTGGGCACGAACCGCTGGGCCGGTGTCCCGTTCACGCTGCGCTCGGGCAAGGCGCTCGGTGCGGCGCGCAAGGAGATCGTGATCAAGTTCAAGCCGCTGCGTCACCTGCCGTCCGGCCTGCACGGCGGACGCGACGGCGAGACCCTGCGGATCGGTCTGAACCCGGGGGAGCTGTCCCTGTCCGTTCCGGCGCTCGGCGTCGACGGCCCGTACACGATGGGTCAGGTCTTCCTGGACGCGACGCTGCCGTCGTCGTCGGTGCTTCCGTACGGCGAGGTGCTGAACGGAATCCTGCGCGGCGACCCGCTGCTGTCGGTGCGCGGTGACGTCGCCGAGCGCTGCTGGGAGATCGTCGAGCCGGTGCTGGCCGCCTGGCACGCCGACGAGGTCCCGCTGGAGGAGTACGAGGCCGGGTCCGACGGTCCCGCCGACTGGCAGACCCCCAGGGAGTCCGCGGCCTGA
- a CDS encoding carboxylesterase/lipase family protein, translated as MRIIRILLAAASLTIATIGLPTADATPPASAPVVATGNGVVRGVSVDGTYSFRGLPFAAAPTGKLRWQPPQPAASWRGVRDATSYGPGCPQAPSVVTPAQVSEDCLYLNVSTPALHSATKRPVIVWIHGGGLVGDTGSNYDGTKLAKAGAVVVTINYRLGALGFLVHPALASAGNYGLMDQQAALRWVQRNIAQFGGDPHNVTIAGESAGGLSVLAHVTSRSSKGLFQRAIVESGAFALEQEPLAKAETFGKDFAAKVGCPDQSADCLRKVPVQRLVDNISTATALIPGVVDGAVLKESIGTALAAGRFNHVTILNGSNHDEEALFTLGGRVVSRGYNVPYTSPVTAANYESNIATALRVSPTQAAAIAKEYPLSAYATPDKAFGTLVGDATFACGAAQVNKWTARRVPTYGYEFNDDTAPFLFAPPGLLSVATHGSEMWYLFDLPNAPFPVPLNAEQTVLADSMRAAWVNFAKTGNPSTPSTYWPASGHTGRVLSLAPPAPQLSTDFAARHHCATFAQNLDKVK; from the coding sequence GTGAGAATCATCCGCATCCTCCTCGCCGCCGCCTCCCTGACAATCGCCACGATCGGTCTACCCACTGCCGACGCCACCCCACCCGCCTCTGCTCCGGTTGTTGCAACGGGCAATGGGGTTGTGCGTGGTGTGAGTGTTGACGGCACTTACTCGTTTCGTGGGCTGCCGTTTGCTGCGGCTCCGACCGGGAAGCTCCGATGGCAGCCGCCGCAGCCCGCGGCGAGTTGGCGAGGCGTGCGCGACGCGACGTCGTACGGACCAGGCTGTCCGCAGGCACCTAGCGTGGTGACGCCCGCTCAAGTATCCGAGGACTGCCTCTACCTCAACGTCTCAACGCCGGCCCTTCACTCTGCCACCAAGCGCCCGGTCATCGTCTGGATCCACGGCGGCGGCCTGGTCGGAGACACCGGCTCCAACTACGACGGCACAAAGCTTGCGAAGGCCGGCGCGGTCGTCGTGACCATCAACTACCGCCTCGGCGCCTTGGGCTTCCTCGTCCACCCCGCCCTGGCATCGGCCGGCAACTACGGCCTGATGGACCAGCAAGCCGCCCTCCGCTGGGTGCAGCGCAACATCGCCCAGTTCGGCGGCGACCCGCACAACGTCACGATCGCCGGTGAATCAGCGGGCGGCCTGTCCGTCCTCGCGCACGTCACCTCCCGCAGCTCCAAGGGCTTGTTCCAGCGCGCGATCGTGGAGAGCGGCGCCTTCGCGCTGGAGCAGGAACCGCTCGCCAAGGCCGAGACGTTCGGCAAGGATTTCGCCGCCAAGGTCGGCTGCCCCGACCAGTCAGCGGACTGCCTGCGGAAGGTCCCGGTGCAGAGGCTCGTCGACAACATCTCGACGGCAACCGCCCTCATCCCAGGCGTGGTCGACGGAGCGGTACTCAAGGAGTCGATCGGTACGGCGCTCGCCGCCGGCCGCTTCAACCACGTGACGATCCTCAACGGCAGCAACCACGACGAAGAAGCGCTCTTCACGCTCGGTGGCCGCGTTGTCAGCCGCGGCTACAACGTTCCCTACACCAGCCCCGTCACCGCAGCGAACTACGAGAGCAACATCGCCACCGCGCTCCGGGTGTCGCCCACCCAGGCCGCAGCGATCGCCAAGGAGTACCCGCTGTCGGCGTACGCCACCCCGGACAAGGCGTTCGGCACACTGGTCGGCGACGCAACGTTCGCGTGCGGCGCGGCCCAGGTGAACAAGTGGACCGCACGGCGAGTTCCGACGTACGGCTACGAGTTCAACGACGACACCGCACCGTTCCTCTTCGCTCCGCCCGGTCTGCTCTCGGTGGCCACGCACGGCTCGGAGATGTGGTACCTGTTCGACCTCCCGAACGCTCCCTTCCCGGTCCCGCTGAACGCCGAACAGACCGTACTGGCCGACTCCATGCGCGCGGCCTGGGTGAACTTCGCGAAGACCGGCAACCCCTCGACACCGTCGACGTACTGGCCGGCCTCAGGACACACCGGCCGAGTGCTGTCCCTGGCGCCACCGGCGCCGCAGCTGTCGACGGACTTCGCGGCGCGTCATCACTGTGCCACTTTCGCACAGAATCTTGACAAGGTTAAGTAA
- a CDS encoding immunity protein YezG family protein, which yields MSEIGVIDTIARALVADLPAEWREVSAVYRATTSYAELDADVVLPSGETQLETLPDGLEDHFEELRREMYQPGKGTWLTAKVTVTSTGHFATDFDYDSEPAWSIPVDWAIYPADLAAFPRDAAHTPDWLK from the coding sequence ATGAGCGAGATCGGTGTCATCGACACGATCGCCCGCGCCCTGGTCGCGGATCTGCCGGCCGAGTGGCGTGAGGTCAGCGCGGTCTACCGGGCAACCACGTCGTACGCCGAACTCGACGCCGACGTGGTGCTGCCGTCGGGGGAGACCCAACTGGAGACGCTGCCCGACGGTCTCGAGGATCATTTCGAGGAGCTCCGGCGCGAGATGTACCAGCCAGGCAAGGGCACCTGGCTCACGGCGAAGGTGACGGTTACGTCGACCGGGCACTTCGCGACCGACTTCGACTACGACAGCGAGCCGGCGTGGTCGATCCCTGTCGACTGGGCGATCTACCCGGCCGATCTGGCCGCCTTTCCCCGGGACGCCGCGCATACGCCCGACTGGCTGAAATAA
- a CDS encoding HelD family protein has translation MVEPELASERAFLDTARTALSKMYAEVVDRDVQIIGGEDNDERFTNEANQRAKEMRTHALLDLPDVPLFFGRLDYEYGTIEDLDQIYIGRRHVHDGSGVPLVIDWRAPVSVPFYRATPSDRRRVVMRRRYGFSDHADLTGFEDEPLTGAVVSDQADKFLRSEIERPRTGPMRDIVATIQPEQDDLVRAPLHPSVCVQGAPGTGKTAVGLHRVAYLLYTERERLGRGGVVIVGPNRSFLSYIRKVLPALGEVDVRQITIDELLTRPTAATDATEAERLKGDARMADVLRRALWSYVGMPTEGVVYSKGSRRYRVHDYEVVDIVSDLRESTRYAPGRNALAQRIAHVVLVRMEERAESPDDRVQNAVARSKPVKDVLDSVWPRVFPEQVLHRLLADADFLAAAAPGLTDEERTALLWPKPPRGWKSAKWSFADTVLLDEIEDLIERRTGSLGHLVLDEAQDLSAMQLRALGRRCRTGSATVLGDLAQATTPWAAGSWDRVLGHLDKGDGVTVELDRGFRVPEQIISFAAKLLPEIAPTLGTPTGVRTVANALSVVPADASTFADQVVAECRAALEGEGSVALIAADDQVVALRDAIAAAGLEVALIGETDDEIDTVRLVCVPATLAKGLEFDAVVVAEPAHIVAAEPRGLHRLYVVLTRAVSRLQIIHAEPLPSALA, from the coding sequence ATGGTCGAACCTGAATTAGCGTCCGAACGCGCCTTCCTGGACACTGCCCGCACCGCACTCAGCAAGATGTACGCCGAGGTCGTGGACCGTGACGTCCAGATCATCGGCGGCGAGGACAACGACGAACGCTTCACCAACGAGGCCAACCAGCGGGCCAAGGAGATGCGGACGCACGCGCTCCTCGACCTGCCCGACGTACCGCTGTTCTTCGGCCGGCTCGACTACGAGTACGGCACGATCGAGGACCTGGACCAGATCTACATCGGCCGCCGGCACGTCCACGACGGGTCCGGCGTACCGCTGGTGATCGACTGGCGCGCGCCGGTGTCGGTGCCGTTCTACCGCGCGACGCCCAGCGACCGGCGCCGGGTCGTGATGCGCCGGCGGTACGGATTCTCCGACCACGCCGACCTGACCGGGTTCGAGGACGAACCGCTGACCGGTGCCGTCGTGTCGGATCAGGCGGACAAGTTCCTGCGGTCCGAGATCGAACGGCCGCGCACCGGCCCGATGCGCGACATCGTGGCCACGATCCAGCCCGAGCAGGACGACCTGGTCCGCGCGCCGCTGCACCCGAGCGTCTGCGTGCAGGGTGCTCCCGGCACGGGCAAGACCGCGGTCGGCCTGCACCGCGTCGCGTACCTGCTCTACACCGAACGCGAACGCCTCGGTCGCGGCGGTGTCGTGATCGTCGGCCCGAACCGGTCGTTCCTGTCGTACATCCGCAAGGTCCTGCCCGCGCTGGGCGAGGTCGACGTACGGCAGATCACCATCGACGAGCTGCTCACCCGCCCCACCGCGGCCACCGACGCAACGGAGGCCGAGCGACTGAAGGGCGACGCTCGGATGGCCGACGTACTGCGCCGCGCGTTGTGGTCGTACGTCGGTATGCCGACCGAGGGAGTCGTTTACAGCAAGGGATCCCGGCGCTACCGGGTGCACGACTACGAGGTCGTCGACATCGTGTCGGACCTGCGCGAATCGACCCGGTACGCGCCCGGGCGGAACGCGCTCGCGCAACGGATCGCGCACGTCGTGCTGGTCCGGATGGAGGAGCGCGCCGAGTCCCCGGACGACCGCGTGCAGAACGCGGTCGCGCGGTCGAAGCCTGTGAAGGACGTCCTCGACTCGGTCTGGCCGCGCGTCTTTCCCGAGCAGGTCCTGCATCGGCTCCTCGCGGACGCGGACTTCCTGGCCGCCGCGGCCCCCGGCCTGACGGACGAGGAGCGTACGGCGTTGTTGTGGCCGAAGCCGCCGCGCGGGTGGAAGTCGGCGAAGTGGTCGTTCGCGGACACCGTCCTGCTCGACGAGATCGAGGACCTGATCGAGCGGCGTACCGGATCTCTCGGGCATCTCGTCCTGGACGAGGCACAGGACCTGTCGGCGATGCAGCTGCGGGCGCTCGGGCGGCGCTGCCGCACGGGATCGGCCACGGTGCTCGGCGATCTCGCGCAGGCGACGACGCCGTGGGCCGCCGGATCCTGGGACCGCGTCCTCGGCCATCTCGACAAGGGCGACGGCGTCACGGTCGAGCTCGACCGTGGGTTCCGGGTGCCGGAGCAGATCATCAGCTTCGCGGCGAAGCTGCTGCCCGAGATCGCGCCGACGCTCGGCACGCCGACCGGCGTACGGACGGTTGCCAATGCGCTGAGCGTCGTGCCGGCCGACGCGTCCACGTTCGCCGACCAGGTGGTTGCCGAGTGCCGGGCGGCGCTCGAAGGCGAAGGGTCGGTGGCGCTGATCGCGGCGGATGATCAGGTCGTGGCGCTGCGGGACGCGATCGCGGCGGCCGGGCTCGAGGTGGCCCTGATCGGCGAGACCGACGACGAGATCGACACCGTGCGCCTGGTGTGCGTGCCGGCCACGCTGGCCAAGGGCCTGGAGTTCGACGCGGTCGTGGTCGCCGAGCCTGCCCACATCGTCGCTGCGGAGCCCCGCGGCCTGCACCGCCTGTACGTCGTGCTCACCCGAGCGGTCAGCCGCCTGCAGATCATCCATGCCGAACCGCTGCCGAGTGCCCTGGCCTGA